One stretch of Enterobacter sp. RHBSTW-00994 DNA includes these proteins:
- the cspE gene encoding transcription antiterminator/RNA stability regulator CspE, whose translation MSKIKGNVKWFNESKGFGFITPEDGSKDVFVHFSAIQTNGFKTLAEGQRVEFEITNGAKGPSAANVIAL comes from the coding sequence ATGTCTAAGATTAAAGGTAACGTTAAGTGGTTTAATGAGTCCAAAGGATTCGGTTTCATTACTCCGGAAGATGGCAGCAAAGACGTGTTCGTACACTTCTCTGCAATCCAGACTAATGGTTTCAAAACCCTGGCTGAAGGTCAGCGTGTTGAGTTTGAAATCACTAACGGTGCCAAAGGCCCTTCTGCTGCTAACGTAATCGCTCTGTAA
- the crcB gene encoding fluoride efflux transporter CrcB — MFQLLLAVFIGGGTGSVARWFLSMRFNPMHQAIPMGTLAANLIGAFIIGMGLAWFNRMTNIDPVWKLLLTTGFCGGLTTFSTFSAEVVFLFQEGRVTWALTNIAINLFGSFAMTAIAFWLFSSASPQ; from the coding sequence GTGTTTCAACTACTTTTAGCCGTTTTTATTGGTGGTGGCACGGGTAGCGTTGCGCGGTGGTTCTTAAGCATGCGGTTTAATCCCATGCATCAGGCGATTCCAATGGGGACTCTGGCGGCAAACCTTATTGGTGCATTTATTATTGGTATGGGGCTCGCCTGGTTTAACCGGATGACAAATATCGATCCGGTATGGAAGTTGCTGCTCACAACCGGCTTCTGCGGCGGCCTGACGACTTTCTCGACATTCTCGGCGGAAGTGGTGTTCCTTTTTCAGGAAGGCCGCGTGACATGGGCACTAACCAACATTGCCATCAATCTGTTCGGCTCATTTGCGATGACGGCGATCGCATTTTGGCTTTTTTCTTCTGCCAGCCCACAATAA
- a CDS encoding deaminated glutathione amidase, which translates to MYVAVGQFAVTPVWEENAQICIDLMAQAWRKGASMLVLPEALLARADDDPDLSVKSAQPLEGGFLQSLLEASTGKTMTTILTIHIPSAPGRAVNTLVAIRDGVVIAQYAKLHLYDAFNLQESRLVDPGKRVPELIDVAGVRIGLMTCYDVRFPELALNLALKGADVLVLPAAWVKGPLKEHHWATLLAARALDTTCYVVAAGECGNKNIGQSRVVDPFGVTVAAAAEGPALLLAEIDTKRVAQARQQLPVLRNRRFAPPQLL; encoded by the coding sequence ATGTATGTTGCGGTAGGGCAGTTTGCGGTGACTCCTGTCTGGGAAGAGAACGCGCAGATATGCATCGATTTGATGGCACAAGCGTGGCGAAAAGGGGCCTCTATGCTGGTGCTGCCCGAAGCTCTGCTGGCACGAGCTGACGATGACCCAGATTTATCAGTAAAGTCGGCTCAGCCTCTGGAAGGGGGGTTTTTACAATCACTGCTGGAGGCCAGTACCGGCAAAACCATGACGACCATCCTGACTATCCATATTCCTTCTGCGCCGGGACGTGCGGTCAATACGCTGGTGGCAATACGTGATGGTGTCGTTATCGCGCAATACGCCAAGTTGCATCTCTATGATGCCTTCAATCTTCAGGAATCAAGATTGGTCGATCCGGGAAAGCGGGTTCCGGAATTGATCGATGTCGCAGGTGTCCGTATTGGGTTGATGACTTGCTATGATGTACGTTTCCCTGAGCTGGCACTGAATTTAGCCTTAAAAGGTGCTGATGTGCTGGTTTTACCTGCTGCATGGGTTAAAGGTCCGCTCAAGGAGCATCACTGGGCAACTTTGCTTGCTGCACGCGCACTTGATACCACGTGTTATGTCGTGGCTGCGGGAGAATGCGGTAATAAAAATATCGGCCAAAGCCGGGTTGTGGATCCATTCGGTGTCACCGTAGCCGCTGCTGCTGAAGGTCCTGCACTGTTGCTCGCTGAGATTGATACGAAGCGGGTTGCACAGGCGCGCCAGCAGTTACCGGTTCTTCGTAATCGCCGGTTTGCGCCACCGCAATTATTGTGA
- the tatE gene encoding twin-arginine translocase subunit TatE, whose translation MGEISITKLLVVAALVVLLFGTKKLRTLGGDLGAAIKGFKKAMNDDDAAAKKSAEDDVPAEKLSHKE comes from the coding sequence ATGGGTGAGATTAGTATTACCAAACTGCTGGTGGTTGCCGCACTGGTTGTCCTGCTGTTTGGTACCAAGAAGTTACGCACATTGGGTGGCGACCTGGGTGCTGCAATTAAAGGCTTCAAAAAAGCGATGAATGACGATGACGCGGCAGCGAAGAAAAGCGCCGAAGATGATGTCCCTGCTGAGAAGCTTTCTCACAAAGAGTAA
- the lipA gene encoding lipoyl synthase: MSKPIVMERGVKYRDADKMALIPVKNVATEREALLRKPEWMKIKLPADSSRIQGIKAAMRKNGLHSVCEEASCPNLAECFNHGTATFMILGAICTRRCPFCDVAHGRPVAPDANEPQKLAQTIADMALRYVVITSVDRDDLRDGGAQHFADCISAIREKSPSIKIETLVPDFRGRMDRALEILTATPPDVFNHNLENVPRIYRQVRPGADYNWSLKLLERFKEAHPHIPTKSGLMVGLGETNAEIVEVMRDLRRHGVTMLTLGQYLQPSRHHLPVQRYVSPDEFDEMKAEAMAMGFTHAACGPFVRSSYHADMQAKGEEVK, encoded by the coding sequence ATGAGTAAACCCATTGTGATGGAACGCGGTGTTAAATACCGCGATGCCGATAAAATGGCCCTTATCCCGGTTAAAAACGTGGCTACAGAGCGCGAAGCGCTGTTAAGAAAACCGGAATGGATGAAAATCAAACTACCGGCAGACTCTTCGCGTATCCAGGGGATCAAAGCGGCGATGCGCAAAAATGGTCTTCATTCTGTCTGTGAAGAAGCCTCTTGCCCCAATCTTGCTGAATGTTTCAACCACGGCACAGCCACATTTATGATTTTGGGTGCAATCTGTACCCGTCGTTGTCCGTTCTGTGATGTTGCTCATGGCCGCCCTGTTGCGCCAGATGCTAACGAACCACAAAAACTGGCTCAAACTATTGCCGATATGGCACTGCGCTATGTGGTCATTACATCCGTTGACCGTGATGACCTGCGTGATGGCGGTGCTCAGCACTTCGCTGACTGCATCTCCGCCATTAGAGAAAAGAGCCCGAGCATTAAAATTGAAACGCTGGTTCCTGACTTCCGTGGCCGTATGGATCGTGCGCTGGAAATTCTGACTGCCACGCCGCCAGATGTGTTTAACCACAACCTGGAGAACGTGCCACGCATTTACCGTCAGGTTCGCCCTGGAGCTGATTATAACTGGTCACTTAAGCTGCTGGAGCGTTTTAAAGAAGCGCATCCGCATATCCCAACTAAATCAGGTTTGATGGTTGGGTTAGGTGAAACAAATGCCGAGATCGTAGAAGTCATGCGCGATCTGCGTCGTCATGGCGTAACGATGCTGACATTAGGTCAGTATCTGCAGCCGAGCCGCCATCACCTGCCTGTACAACGTTACGTCAGCCCGGATGAATTCGACGAAATGAAAGCCGAAGCAATGGCGATGGGCTTTACCCACGCAGCGTGCGGTCCATTTGTTCGTTCGTCATATCACGCTGACATGCAGGCGAAAGGCGAAGAAGTAAAATAA
- a CDS encoding YbeF family transcriptional regulator encodes MEYNNLPAKRLNEPGGEDKPQIFRTLRNIDLNLLTIFEAVYVHKGIVNAAKILNLTPSAISQSIQKLRAIFPDPLFIRKGQGVTPTAYATHLHEYISQGLESILGALDLTGSYDKQRTITIGTSPSVGVLVLPAIYQAVKQHAPQLLLRNIPVSDAETQLAQFQTDLIIDSNHFGARALGQNVLYADHLLLVCRKQHPALSQPLTVDNLRSYEHSSFMAEGQRLNPLRQRVDEIFPERQVSFSSYNMFTIASMIGSSDMLCVMPSRLYNLLRQCWPLESIPFDPLNTESIEISLHYNKLSLRDPVLENVINIIRQAF; translated from the coding sequence GTGGAGTATAATAATTTACCAGCCAAACGCCTGAATGAACCTGGCGGCGAAGATAAGCCGCAAATTTTTCGGACTTTACGTAATATTGACCTCAATTTGCTGACTATTTTTGAGGCAGTATATGTCCATAAGGGTATCGTTAACGCTGCGAAAATTCTTAATCTCACGCCTTCTGCTATTAGTCAGTCAATTCAAAAATTGCGTGCCATATTTCCCGATCCGTTATTTATTCGTAAAGGCCAGGGCGTCACGCCTACTGCCTATGCGACCCACCTTCACGAGTACATTAGCCAGGGGCTAGAATCTATTCTGGGGGCTCTGGACTTAACCGGGAGTTACGACAAGCAAAGAACCATCACCATAGGAACATCGCCCTCTGTTGGTGTACTTGTTCTGCCAGCCATTTACCAGGCTGTGAAGCAGCATGCTCCTCAGCTGTTGCTTCGCAACATTCCCGTAAGCGATGCCGAAACGCAACTTGCACAATTCCAGACCGACCTGATTATCGATAGCAACCATTTTGGCGCCAGAGCATTAGGGCAAAATGTACTCTATGCAGACCACCTTTTGCTGGTGTGTCGTAAGCAGCACCCGGCTCTCAGTCAGCCTTTAACGGTGGATAATCTTCGCAGCTATGAACATTCATCTTTTATGGCCGAAGGGCAACGCCTGAACCCTCTTCGACAGCGAGTTGATGAAATCTTCCCTGAGCGTCAGGTTAGCTTCAGCAGTTACAATATGTTTACTATTGCGTCTATGATTGGTAGCAGTGACATGCTGTGTGTTATGCCATCGCGCTTGTACAATCTGCTTCGCCAGTGCTGGCCACTTGAAAGCATTCCTTTTGACCCGCTGAACACCGAATCTATTGAAATATCTCTTCATTACAACAAACTCAGCCTGCGCGATCCGGTCCTCGAAAACGTCATCAACATCATTCGCCAGGCCTTCTGA
- the lipB gene encoding lipoyl(octanoyl) transferase LipB, protein MYQDKILVRHLGLQPYEPVSQAMHDFTDSRDDTTPDEIWLVEHLPVFTQGQAGKAEHLLMTGDIPVIQSDRGGQVTYHGPGQQVMYVLLNLKRRKLGVRELVTVLEQTVVNTLAEYGIDAHPRADAPGVYVGEMKICSLGLRIRKGCSFHGLALNINMDLAPFLRINPCGYAGMEMTQMRQWVETATPDIIRPVLLNNLLALLNNPPHEYIPA, encoded by the coding sequence TTGTACCAGGATAAAATTCTTGTCCGCCATCTAGGGCTACAACCTTACGAGCCTGTCTCCCAGGCGATGCACGACTTTACTGACTCACGCGATGACACAACACCCGATGAGATCTGGCTGGTTGAACACCTGCCCGTGTTTACTCAGGGGCAAGCTGGCAAAGCTGAACATTTGTTGATGACGGGTGATATCCCGGTAATACAAAGCGATCGCGGCGGGCAAGTCACTTATCATGGTCCTGGTCAGCAGGTCATGTATGTATTGCTTAACCTTAAGCGCAGAAAACTGGGCGTACGTGAGTTGGTCACAGTCCTGGAACAGACCGTTGTTAACACACTTGCTGAATATGGTATTGATGCCCATCCACGTGCTGACGCACCCGGCGTCTACGTCGGTGAGATGAAGATCTGCTCACTGGGACTGCGTATCCGTAAAGGCTGCTCATTTCACGGACTTGCCCTGAATATAAATATGGATCTCGCCCCCTTTTTGCGCATCAATCCATGTGGCTATGCAGGAATGGAAATGACGCAAATGCGCCAGTGGGTCGAAACGGCTACTCCTGATATTATTCGTCCTGTGCTTTTGAACAACTTGTTAGCACTACTTAACAATCCTCCCCACGAATATATCCCTGCTTAA
- the ybeD gene encoding DUF493 family protein YbeD encodes MKTKLNELLEFPTPFTYKVMGQALPELVDQVVEVVQRHAPGDYSPTVKPSSKGNYHSVSITITATHIEQVETLYEELGNIDIVRMVL; translated from the coding sequence ATGAAAACCAAACTTAACGAACTGCTTGAATTCCCTACGCCATTTACTTACAAAGTAATGGGGCAGGCGTTGCCTGAGCTGGTTGATCAGGTGGTTGAAGTGGTACAGCGCCATGCGCCAGGTGACTACTCTCCGACAGTGAAACCAAGCAGCAAAGGCAACTATCACTCTGTCTCAATCACTATCACCGCTACTCATATTGAGCAGGTTGAGACGCTGTACGAAGAACTTGGCAACATAGATATTGTTCGTATGGTACTGTAG
- the dacA gene encoding D-alanyl-D-alanine carboxypeptidase DacA has protein sequence MKTTFSARFVQRMALTTALCAVAFSAAHADDLNIKTMIPGVPQIDAESYVLIDYNSGKVLAEQNADARRDPASLTKMMTSYVIGQAMKAGKFKESDLVTIGNDAWATGNPVFKGSSLMFLKPGMQVPVSQLIRGINLQSGNDACVAMADFAAGSQDAFVGLMNSYVTALGLKNSHFQTVHGLDADGQYSSARDMALIGQALIRDVPNEYSIYKEKEFTFNGIRQTNRNGLLWDNSLNVDGIKTGHTDKAGYNLVASATEGQMRLISAVMGGRTFKGRETESKKLLTWGFRFFETVNPLKAGKEFASEPVWFGDNDRASLGVDKDLYLTIPRGRMKDLKASYVLNTTELHAPLQKNQVVGTINFQLDGKTIDQRPLVVLQEIPEGNFFGKIIDYIKLMFHHWFG, from the coding sequence ATGAAGACCACTTTTTCTGCTCGTTTTGTGCAGCGCATGGCGCTGACCACGGCCCTTTGCGCAGTTGCATTCTCTGCTGCTCACGCCGATGACCTGAATATCAAGACCATGATCCCTGGCGTTCCGCAAATCGACGCGGAGTCCTACGTCCTGATCGATTACAACTCTGGCAAAGTGTTGGCAGAACAGAATGCTGACGCCCGCCGTGATCCCGCCAGCCTGACTAAGATGATGACCAGTTATGTTATCGGCCAGGCAATGAAAGCAGGTAAATTTAAAGAAAGCGACCTGGTCACGATCGGTAATGATGCATGGGCTACCGGTAACCCGGTCTTTAAGGGTTCATCGCTGATGTTCCTGAAACCAGGCATGCAGGTTCCCGTTTCTCAGCTTATTCGTGGCATTAACCTGCAATCCGGTAACGACGCTTGCGTCGCCATGGCTGATTTCGCAGCGGGCAGCCAGGATGCATTCGTAGGCCTGATGAACAGCTATGTTACCGCCCTCGGTCTGAAGAATAGTCACTTCCAGACCGTTCACGGCCTCGATGCTGATGGGCAGTATAGCTCCGCACGCGATATGGCGCTGATTGGTCAAGCGCTGATCCGCGATGTGCCTAACGAATATTCTATCTACAAAGAAAAAGAGTTCACTTTCAACGGTATCCGCCAAACCAACCGTAATGGGTTGCTGTGGGATAACAGCCTGAATGTTGACGGTATTAAGACGGGTCACACGGACAAAGCAGGTTACAACCTGGTTGCGTCAGCGACGGAAGGTCAGATGCGTCTGATCTCAGCCGTTATGGGTGGTCGCACCTTTAAAGGTCGTGAAACTGAGAGTAAAAAACTGCTGACCTGGGGCTTCCGTTTCTTCGAAACCGTGAACCCACTGAAAGCCGGTAAAGAGTTTGCATCCGAGCCTGTGTGGTTTGGCGATAATGACCGTGCTTCGCTGGGCGTGGACAAGGATCTGTACCTGACTATCCCACGTGGCCGTATGAAAGATTTGAAGGCCAGCTACGTGCTGAACACAACTGAACTGCATGCACCACTGCAGAAAAATCAGGTTGTGGGTACGATTAACTTCCAGCTGGATGGTAAAACCATCGATCAACGCCCATTAGTGGTCCTGCAAGAAATCCCGGAAGGTAATTTCTTCGGCAAAATCATTGATTACATTAAATTGATGTTCCATCACTGGTTTGGCTAA
- the rlpA gene encoding endolytic peptidoglycan transglycosylase RlpA — MRKQWLGICIAASLLAACSSDDGQQQATIAPPQPAVCNGPIVEISGADPTFEPLNATANQDYQRDGKSYKIVQDPSRFSQAGFAAIYDAEPGSNLTASGEAFDPMQITAAHATLPIPSYARVTNLANGRMIVVRINDRGPYGNDRVISLSRAAADRLNTSNNTKVRIDPIIVAQDGSLSGPGMACTTVAKQTYALPSRPDLSGGMGAASSPAEAVQPQGEVRAISNDTLQSDDATGAPVKSSGFLGAPTTLAAGVLEGSEPPPAPAVTTPATQTAPVTAPATTQSAAVSAPAATSSVNGGFVVQVGAVSDHTRAQQYQQQLSQRFGVPGRVEQNGAVWRIQMGPFASKPQATALQQRLQNEAQLQSFIAVAK; from the coding sequence ATGCGTAAGCAGTGGCTGGGTATCTGCATCGCAGCAAGTTTGCTGGCAGCCTGTTCAAGTGATGATGGTCAGCAGCAGGCGACCATCGCGCCGCCGCAGCCTGCGGTCTGTAATGGCCCGATCGTTGAAATCAGCGGCGCTGACCCAACGTTTGAACCGCTGAATGCAACGGCGAATCAGGACTATCAGCGTGATGGCAAAAGCTACAAAATCGTTCAGGATCCATCCCGTTTCAGTCAGGCCGGTTTTGCCGCCATCTATGATGCGGAACCCGGTAGCAATCTAACGGCATCTGGCGAGGCGTTCGACCCTATGCAGATCACCGCCGCACACGCTACGCTGCCGATCCCAAGCTATGCCCGTGTCACTAACCTGGCAAACGGCCGTATGATCGTCGTGCGTATTAACGATCGCGGCCCTTATGGTAATGACCGTGTGATCTCGTTGTCGCGTGCAGCCGCTGACCGCCTGAATACCTCAAATAATACCAAAGTACGGATCGACCCTATCATTGTGGCCCAGGATGGTTCGCTGTCTGGCCCGGGTATGGCCTGTACGACCGTGGCAAAACAGACCTATGCCCTGCCCTCTCGCCCGGATTTAAGTGGCGGGATGGGAGCCGCCTCTTCACCAGCAGAGGCTGTTCAGCCTCAGGGTGAGGTGCGCGCTATCAGTAACGATACGTTGCAGAGCGACGACGCAACAGGTGCGCCGGTAAAAAGCAGTGGCTTTTTAGGTGCGCCAACCACCTTAGCGGCGGGCGTACTGGAAGGCAGCGAGCCCCCCCCAGCACCTGCTGTTACAACACCCGCGACACAGACTGCACCTGTGACTGCACCAGCAACCACGCAAAGCGCAGCAGTATCCGCTCCCGCTGCAACCAGTAGTGTCAATGGTGGCTTTGTTGTTCAGGTGGGTGCTGTTAGCGATCATACCCGTGCGCAGCAGTACCAACAGCAGTTGAGCCAGCGATTTGGGGTCCCAGGCCGCGTGGAGCAAAACGGTGCGGTATGGCGTATCCAGATGGGGCCATTCGCCAGCAAACCTCAAGCCACAGCGCTACAACAACGCCTGCAAAATGAAGCTCAACTGCAGTCATTTATTGCTGTTGCAAAGTAA
- the mrdB gene encoding peptidoglycan glycosyltransferase MrdB (rod shape-determining protein RodA): protein MTDNPNKKSLWDKIHIDPAMLLILLALLVYSALVIWSASGQDIGMMERKIGQIAMGLVIMVVMAQIPPRVYEGWAPYLYIFCIVLLVAVDAFGAISKGAQRWLDLGIVRFQPSEIAKIAVPLMVARFINRDVCPPSLKNTAIALVLIFLPTLLVAAQPDLGTSILIALSGLFVLFLSGLSWRLIGIAVVLIAAFIPILWFFLMHDYQRQRVMMLLDPETDPLGAGYHIIQSKIAIGSGGLRGKGWLHGTQSQLEFLPERHTDFIFAVLAEELGLVGILILLALYVLLIMRGLWIAARAQTTFGRVMAGGLMLILFVYVFVNIGMVSGILPVVGVPLPLVSYGGSALIVLMAGFGIVMSIHTHRKMLSKSV, encoded by the coding sequence ATGACAGATAATCCGAATAAAAAATCGTTGTGGGATAAAATCCACATCGATCCAGCGATGCTACTGATCCTGCTAGCCCTGCTGGTATACAGTGCATTAGTGATCTGGAGCGCCAGCGGCCAGGATATCGGCATGATGGAACGCAAAATCGGCCAAATCGCGATGGGCCTGGTCATTATGGTCGTGATGGCACAAATCCCGCCTCGCGTTTATGAAGGCTGGGCACCATATCTGTACATTTTTTGTATTGTGTTACTGGTGGCCGTAGATGCCTTTGGTGCAATATCAAAAGGCGCACAGCGTTGGCTGGATCTGGGGATTGTGCGTTTCCAGCCGTCGGAAATCGCCAAAATTGCTGTACCACTGATGGTCGCCCGCTTTATTAACCGTGATGTCTGCCCGCCATCGCTCAAAAATACGGCTATAGCACTGGTACTGATTTTCCTGCCAACATTGCTGGTCGCGGCACAGCCTGACCTCGGTACGTCTATCCTTATTGCGTTGTCCGGTCTGTTTGTTCTGTTCTTATCCGGATTGAGTTGGCGTTTGATTGGGATTGCAGTGGTATTGATAGCCGCCTTTATTCCAATTCTCTGGTTCTTCCTGATGCATGATTACCAGCGTCAGCGCGTCATGATGCTGTTAGATCCTGAAACCGACCCACTCGGAGCAGGCTATCATATAATTCAGTCGAAGATTGCCATTGGCTCTGGTGGCTTGCGCGGCAAAGGCTGGCTCCACGGTACGCAATCGCAGCTGGAATTTTTACCTGAGCGCCACACTGACTTTATCTTTGCGGTACTGGCGGAAGAGCTGGGACTGGTTGGTATTTTAATCCTGCTGGCACTCTATGTGCTGCTCATCATGCGCGGGTTATGGATTGCGGCTCGTGCGCAAACCACCTTTGGCCGCGTCATGGCGGGTGGATTGATGTTGATTTTATTCGTTTATGTCTTCGTAAATATTGGTATGGTGAGTGGTATTCTGCCTGTTGTAGGCGTACCGCTGCCACTGGTCAGTTACGGAGGCTCGGCACTGATCGTGTTGATGGCCGGGTTTGGTATCGTGATGTCGATCCATACCCACAGAAAAATGTTGTCCAAGAGCGTATAA
- the mrdA gene encoding peptidoglycan DD-transpeptidase MrdA produces MKLQNSFRDYTAESALFVRRALVAFTGILLLTGVLIANLYNLQIVRFTDYQTRSNENRIKLVPIAPSRGIIYDRNGTPLALNRTIYQIEMMPEKVDNVQDTLDALKSVVDLNDDDIAAFKKERARSHRFTSIPVKTNLTEVQVARFAVNQYRFPGVEVKGYKRRYYPYGSALTHVIGYVSKINDKDVDRLDKDGKLANYAATHDIGKLGIERFYEDVLHGQTGYEEVEVNNRGRVIRQLKEVPPQAGHDVYLTLDLKLQQYIETLLAGSRAAVVVTDPRSGGILALVSMPSYDPNLFVDGISSKDYSGLLNDPNTPLVNRATQGVYPPASTVKPYVAVSALSAGVINRNTSLFDPGWWQLPGSDKRYRDWKKWGHGHLNVTKSLEESADTFFYQVAYDMGIDRLSQWMSKFGYGHYTGVDLSEERSGNMPTREWKLKRFKKPWYQGDTIPVGIGQGYWTATPLQMNKAMMILINDGVVKVPHLLMSTVEDGKKVPWSQPHEAPVGDIHSGYWEIAKDGMYGVANRPNGTAHKYFAGAPYKVAAKSGTAQVFGLKANETYNAHRIAERLRDHKLMTAFAPYDNPQVAVAMILENGGAGPAVGTIMRQILDHIMLGDNNTELPAENPVSAAAEDQ; encoded by the coding sequence ATGAAACTACAGAATTCTTTTCGCGACTATACGGCTGAGTCCGCGCTGTTTGTGCGCCGGGCGCTGGTCGCCTTTACGGGGATTTTGCTGCTTACTGGCGTGCTGATCGCCAACCTTTATAATCTGCAAATTGTCCGTTTTACCGATTACCAGACGCGCTCAAACGAAAACCGTATCAAACTGGTTCCTATTGCACCCAGCCGTGGCATTATTTACGATCGTAACGGCACTCCGCTGGCGTTAAACCGCACCATCTACCAAATCGAGATGATGCCGGAGAAGGTCGATAACGTTCAGGATACGCTGGATGCACTCAAAAGCGTGGTCGACCTCAATGACGACGATATCGCAGCCTTTAAAAAGGAGCGCGCACGTTCGCACCGCTTCACCTCCATTCCGGTAAAAACCAACCTGACAGAAGTTCAGGTTGCCCGTTTTGCCGTGAACCAATATCGCTTCCCCGGCGTAGAAGTTAAAGGCTATAAGCGTCGCTATTATCCCTACGGTTCAGCACTGACGCACGTTATCGGCTACGTATCCAAAATAAACGATAAAGATGTCGACAGACTCGATAAAGATGGCAAGCTGGCGAACTACGCCGCGACGCATGATATCGGTAAACTCGGCATTGAACGCTTTTACGAAGATGTTCTGCACGGGCAGACGGGCTATGAAGAGGTTGAAGTTAACAACCGAGGCCGTGTTATCCGTCAGCTAAAAGAAGTGCCTCCGCAGGCCGGTCATGATGTCTATCTGACACTTGACCTTAAACTTCAGCAGTACATCGAAACGTTACTGGCAGGCAGTCGTGCCGCCGTTGTGGTTACTGACCCTCGCTCGGGCGGTATTTTGGCGTTGGTCTCAATGCCAAGCTACGATCCAAACCTGTTCGTCGATGGGATCTCCAGCAAAGATTATTCTGGCCTGCTAAACGACCCGAACACCCCTCTGGTAAACCGTGCGACGCAGGGGGTTTATCCTCCAGCATCAACGGTAAAACCCTATGTCGCAGTATCCGCACTTAGCGCGGGCGTGATCAACCGCAATACCAGCCTGTTTGACCCAGGCTGGTGGCAGTTACCAGGCTCAGATAAACGTTATCGCGACTGGAAAAAATGGGGCCACGGCCATCTGAACGTCACGAAGTCACTGGAAGAGTCAGCGGATACCTTCTTCTATCAGGTGGCTTACGACATGGGAATCGACCGCCTGTCACAGTGGATGAGCAAATTCGGCTACGGCCATTATACTGGCGTCGATTTGTCTGAAGAGCGTTCAGGTAACATGCCAACCCGTGAATGGAAACTAAAACGCTTTAAAAAACCATGGTATCAGGGTGACACCATCCCGGTCGGTATTGGCCAGGGCTACTGGACAGCTACCCCGTTGCAAATGAATAAAGCAATGATGATTCTCATCAACGATGGCGTTGTGAAAGTGCCCCATCTGTTGATGAGCACAGTAGAAGACGGTAAAAAAGTCCCCTGGTCACAGCCGCACGAAGCTCCAGTAGGTGATATTCATTCAGGGTACTGGGAAATCGCCAAAGACGGTATGTACGGTGTGGCAAACCGCCCGAACGGCACTGCCCATAAATACTTTGCAGGCGCACCTTATAAAGTAGCGGCGAAGTCAGGTACTGCGCAGGTATTTGGTCTTAAAGCGAATGAAACCTACAACGCGCACCGCATCGCTGAACGTTTGCGCGACCATAAGCTCATGACAGCGTTTGCCCCTTACGATAACCCGCAGGTTGCGGTGGCGATGATTCTGGAAAATGGCGGCGCAGGTCCGGCCGTAGGTACGATCATGCGCCAAATCCTGGACCATATTATGCTGGGTGATAACAACACCGAACTGCCGGCTGAAAATCCGGTATCCGCTGCGGCGGAGGACCAATAA
- the rlmH gene encoding 23S rRNA (pseudouridine(1915)-N(3))-methyltransferase RlmH, whose product MKLQLVAVGTKMPDWVQTGFTEYLRRFPKDMPFELVEIPAGKRGKNADIKRILDKEGELMLAAAGKNRIVTLDIPGKPWDTPQLALELERWKQDGRDVSLLIGGPEGLSPACKAAAEQSWSLSALTLPHPLVRVLVAESLYRAWSITTNHPYHRE is encoded by the coding sequence GTGAAGTTGCAGCTAGTAGCCGTCGGCACAAAAATGCCGGACTGGGTACAAACGGGTTTTACTGAATATCTGCGTCGTTTCCCAAAAGACATGCCGTTTGAACTGGTGGAGATCCCAGCAGGAAAACGCGGCAAGAACGCTGATATCAAACGTATTCTCGATAAAGAGGGTGAACTGATGCTGGCTGCCGCAGGCAAGAACCGCATCGTCACTCTTGATATTCCAGGTAAACCCTGGGATACGCCGCAACTGGCGCTCGAACTGGAGCGCTGGAAGCAGGATGGTCGTGACGTCAGTCTGTTGATTGGCGGGCCAGAAGGGTTATCCCCCGCCTGCAAAGCGGCAGCAGAACAAAGTTGGTCCCTCTCCGCACTAACGCTACCCCACCCGCTTGTTCGGGTTCTGGTAGCGGAAAGCCTGTATCGTGCGTGGAGCATTACTACCAACCACCCTTATCACCGCGAGTAA